In one window of Rathayibacter caricis DSM 15933 DNA:
- a CDS encoding NADPH-dependent F420 reductase produces the protein MTRIGIIGSGDIGSGIARLAIAAGHEVLLANSRGPESLRDLIEELGPQARAGDALEAAEFGDITVLAVPLGAYPGLPEGALDGRTVLSTGNYYPHRDGRIARLDTLELTTAELEQELLPGAVIVKAFNNILWHHIPNLAHSTPRTALAVSGDDEQAKAAVSALVDDLGFEPVDAGTLAESWRTEPESGAYTPVYAADLEGLAKDYLADPGAPVTADRLREIIAASHRADVAARQF, from the coding sequence ATGACGCGCATCGGGATCATCGGCAGCGGAGACATCGGGAGCGGCATCGCCCGCCTGGCGATCGCCGCCGGGCACGAGGTGCTCCTCGCGAACTCACGCGGTCCGGAGTCGCTCCGCGACCTGATCGAGGAACTCGGTCCGCAGGCGCGGGCCGGCGACGCGCTCGAGGCCGCGGAGTTCGGGGACATCACGGTCCTCGCCGTGCCGCTGGGCGCCTACCCGGGCCTGCCCGAGGGCGCCCTCGACGGCCGCACCGTGCTCTCGACCGGCAACTACTACCCCCACCGCGACGGACGGATCGCCCGACTCGACACCCTCGAGCTGACCACCGCCGAGCTCGAGCAGGAGCTCCTCCCCGGCGCGGTCATCGTCAAGGCCTTCAACAACATCCTCTGGCACCACATCCCGAACCTCGCCCACTCGACCCCGCGCACCGCGCTCGCGGTCTCCGGGGACGACGAGCAGGCCAAGGCCGCCGTCTCGGCGCTGGTCGACGACCTCGGCTTCGAGCCGGTCGACGCGGGCACGCTCGCCGAGTCGTGGCGCACGGAGCCCGAGTCCGGCGCCTACACGCCGGTCTACGCCGCCGACCTCGAGGGCCTCGCGAAGGACTACCTCGCCGACCCGGGTGCGCCCGTGACCGCGGACCGGCTCCGCGAGATCATCGCCGCCTCGCACCGGGCGGACGTCGCCGCGCGCCAGTTCTGA
- a CDS encoding DUF1905 domain-containing protein yields MSTSPGPLDIAFTAPIGVTVKGELWSCVEVPGSVELFGTGKAVKIRATVDGEPVTASLMPTGAGGHMLSISAKLRKALGKDLGDEVAVRLLERLT; encoded by the coding sequence ATGAGCACCAGCCCCGGTCCCCTGGACATCGCCTTCACCGCGCCGATCGGCGTCACCGTGAAGGGCGAGCTCTGGTCCTGCGTGGAGGTGCCCGGCTCGGTGGAGCTGTTCGGCACCGGCAAGGCGGTGAAGATCCGCGCGACCGTCGACGGCGAGCCGGTGACGGCAAGCCTGATGCCCACCGGCGCCGGCGGGCACATGCTCTCGATCAGCGCGAAGCTGCGGAAGGCGCTCGGCAAGGACCTGGGCGACGAGGTCGCCGTGCGCCTTCTCGAACGCCTGACCTGA
- a CDS encoding glycoside hydrolase family 26 protein produces the protein MPRFRRLSALALAAVVSGLVGCSGPSAGAIASCVVRPAAEIVPAEGTLFGVNLDWGAETLKEYSTALGERPSVAVAFADLPLTAGERDEVHAAAEQLRVNGGTLLLTLESIGGLAAVTDDVAADIADLAAAVNERGVPVIVRFAHEMNGSWYAWGQQPTAYVETFRRVAAAVHADAPGTAMMWAPNSAEGYPFSGGASAAQPGTADFALLDTTGDGVLTLDDDPYAPYYPGDDAVDWVGMSLYHWGSAHPWGENELPEPGKFAAQLTGTYSGAAGDETAAPDFYRTYGVEHGKPVAIPETAALVVPRGDPEGELAIKQAWWRQVLSEDVATRFPSIRMVNWFEWDKFEPEVQDEVHWSVLDDDETRRAFRADLPDGLVYSDLSERCTTPPAPVG, from the coding sequence GTGCCCCGCTTCCGACGCCTCTCCGCGCTCGCCCTCGCGGCAGTGGTGTCCGGGCTCGTCGGATGCTCGGGCCCGTCCGCCGGGGCGATCGCGTCGTGCGTCGTCCGCCCCGCCGCCGAGATCGTGCCCGCGGAGGGCACGCTCTTCGGAGTGAACCTGGACTGGGGAGCCGAGACGCTGAAGGAGTACAGCACGGCTCTGGGCGAGCGCCCGTCCGTCGCGGTGGCCTTCGCCGATCTCCCGCTGACCGCGGGGGAGCGCGACGAGGTGCACGCGGCCGCCGAGCAGCTGCGGGTGAACGGCGGGACGCTCCTGCTCACCCTGGAGTCGATCGGCGGTCTCGCCGCGGTGACCGACGACGTCGCTGCCGACATCGCCGACCTGGCCGCCGCGGTGAACGAGCGGGGCGTGCCGGTCATCGTGCGGTTCGCGCACGAGATGAACGGCTCCTGGTACGCGTGGGGGCAGCAGCCGACGGCGTACGTCGAGACGTTCCGGCGGGTGGCGGCGGCCGTGCACGCGGACGCTCCCGGGACGGCGATGATGTGGGCGCCCAACAGTGCCGAGGGGTACCCCTTCTCAGGAGGTGCCTCCGCCGCGCAGCCGGGGACCGCGGACTTCGCCCTGCTCGACACGACCGGCGACGGGGTCCTCACCCTCGACGACGACCCCTACGCGCCGTACTACCCGGGCGACGACGCCGTCGACTGGGTGGGCATGTCGCTCTACCACTGGGGCTCCGCGCATCCGTGGGGCGAGAACGAGCTGCCCGAGCCCGGCAAGTTCGCCGCGCAGCTGACCGGCACCTACAGCGGGGCTGCGGGTGACGAGACGGCGGCGCCGGACTTCTACCGGACGTACGGAGTCGAGCACGGGAAGCCCGTCGCGATCCCCGAGACGGCGGCGCTCGTCGTGCCGCGGGGCGACCCGGAGGGGGAGCTCGCGATCAAGCAGGCCTGGTGGCGGCAGGTCCTCTCGGAGGACGTCGCGACGCGGTTCCCGAGCATCCGGATGGTCAACTGGTTCGAGTGGGACAAGTTCGAGCCCGAGGTGCAGGACGAGGTGCACTGGTCCGTCCTCGACGACGACGAGACGCGGAGGGCGTTCCGCGCCGATCTGCCGGACGGGCTCGTCTACTCCGACCTGTCCGAGCGCTGCACGACGCCTCCCGCGCCCGTCGGCTGA
- a CDS encoding VOC family protein has product MSLFITCPVDSVERATAFYTALGWTLNTDMSDHNVSCFAIAPEQYVMLGSREMYAGVGGTEDLIGGPGTPSKVTVSFDLPSREAVDELVERAAAAGGRVGDTDDYPFMYQRQFDDVDGYHYSPFWMKPDVDPAE; this is encoded by the coding sequence ATGAGCCTCTTCATCACCTGCCCGGTCGACAGCGTCGAGCGCGCGACCGCCTTCTACACGGCCCTCGGCTGGACCCTCAACACGGACATGTCCGACCACAACGTGTCGTGCTTCGCGATCGCGCCCGAGCAGTACGTGATGCTCGGCAGCCGCGAGATGTACGCGGGCGTCGGCGGCACCGAGGACCTCATCGGCGGGCCCGGCACGCCCTCGAAGGTCACGGTGTCGTTCGACCTCCCCAGTCGCGAGGCCGTCGACGAGCTGGTCGAGCGGGCCGCCGCCGCGGGCGGGCGGGTCGGCGACACCGACGACTACCCCTTCATGTACCAGCGCCAGTTCGACGACGTCGACGGCTACCACTACTCGCCGTTCTGGATGAAGCCGGACGTCGATCCGGCGGAGTGA
- a CDS encoding VOC family protein — MPTMIFVNLAVDDLARSRSFFESLGYSINEGFSDENAVSVVISDTIVAMLLTREFFAEFTSKSIIDATTSTEVQLALSAESKEEVDAIHAKALAAGATPAGEQDHGFMYSKSFDDPDGHHWDFVWMDPAAAGGAPELTLEEMRENTTHS; from the coding sequence ATGCCCACCATGATCTTCGTCAACCTGGCCGTGGACGATCTCGCCCGCTCCCGCTCGTTCTTCGAATCGCTCGGCTACTCGATCAACGAGGGCTTCAGCGACGAGAACGCCGTCAGCGTGGTGATCAGCGACACGATCGTCGCCATGCTGCTGACCCGGGAGTTCTTCGCCGAGTTCACCAGCAAGTCGATCATCGACGCCACCACCTCGACCGAGGTGCAGCTCGCCCTCAGCGCCGAGAGCAAGGAGGAGGTCGACGCGATCCACGCGAAGGCCCTCGCCGCGGGCGCGACGCCCGCCGGCGAGCAGGACCACGGGTTCATGTACTCGAAGAGCTTCGACGACCCGGACGGCCACCACTGGGACTTCGTCTGGATGGACCCGGCGGCGGCCGGCGGCGCGCCGGAGCTGACCCTCGAGGAGATGCGGGAGAACACGACGCACAGCTGA
- a CDS encoding Ig-like domain-containing protein encodes MRRSIEALVVACIAVIAMVSAPLAANAAPADPIEFTTTPPESYHYWHFGSFDEPLSVDSGVRTFVADPGLPVDETVRCWSSTSQQEYVEQTRTEAEWAESPTITLPADFTVDPGDLVEVTCTTGQEEYYSGFYVRWSLTAVAGGSATKTLPNDPSTAWSRHSYNYVSPEQPTVVPARLGDAVRVTGPTGTFLPDQTLKGAFGLGDPRIGFDYLYFSEDAVVSADGSTLTFTLPTDVYPLFNDEILYARFATGPTTDEFPDGETSDRTVWWGGFDVSADAPLADSSTRIGLALSTALSVQRVRATAVVTVPDASSPAGPVTFLVDGEVVATAAVGTDTRSRASVLLPRLPRGRHLVTVEYGGSSSVSPSVSAPARLRILF; translated from the coding sequence ATGAGACGGTCGATCGAGGCGCTGGTCGTGGCGTGCATCGCGGTGATCGCGATGGTGTCGGCACCCCTCGCGGCGAACGCGGCCCCCGCGGATCCGATCGAGTTCACCACGACTCCTCCGGAGTCCTACCACTACTGGCACTTCGGCAGCTTCGACGAGCCTCTGTCCGTCGACAGCGGAGTGCGCACCTTCGTCGCCGATCCCGGTCTGCCCGTCGACGAGACGGTCCGCTGCTGGTCCTCGACCTCGCAGCAGGAGTACGTCGAGCAGACCAGGACCGAGGCGGAGTGGGCGGAGTCGCCGACCATCACCCTCCCCGCCGACTTCACCGTCGATCCCGGCGACCTCGTGGAGGTGACCTGCACGACGGGCCAGGAGGAGTACTACTCGGGCTTCTACGTCCGCTGGAGTCTGACCGCGGTCGCCGGCGGGAGCGCGACGAAGACGCTGCCGAACGATCCGTCGACGGCCTGGTCGCGCCACTCGTACAACTACGTCAGCCCCGAGCAGCCGACCGTGGTGCCGGCCCGTCTCGGAGACGCGGTCCGCGTGACGGGGCCGACGGGCACGTTCCTCCCGGATCAGACCCTGAAGGGCGCGTTCGGGCTCGGCGACCCCCGGATCGGATTCGACTACCTCTACTTCTCGGAGGATGCGGTGGTCTCGGCCGACGGATCCACGCTGACCTTCACCCTTCCCACCGACGTGTACCCCCTCTTCAACGACGAGATCCTCTACGCGCGCTTCGCGACCGGACCGACGACGGACGAGTTCCCGGACGGGGAGACGAGCGACCGGACGGTGTGGTGGGGAGGCTTCGACGTCAGCGCCGATGCACCCCTCGCGGACTCCTCGACGCGGATCGGGCTGGCGCTGAGCACCGCCCTCTCGGTGCAGCGGGTCCGCGCGACCGCTGTCGTCACCGTGCCGGACGCGTCCTCCCCGGCCGGGCCCGTGACCTTCCTCGTCGACGGGGAAGTGGTCGCGACGGCGGCGGTCGGCACCGATACGCGGAGTCGCGCCTCGGTGCTGCTGCCGCGGCTGCCGCGAGGGAGGCACCTCGTCACGGTCGAGTACGGCGGGAGCAGTTCCGTCTCGCCCTCGGTGAGCGCTCCCGCGCGGCTGCGCATCCTGTTCTGA
- a CDS encoding TetR/AcrR family transcriptional regulator encodes MPPTETTRSRAPRADAQRNRDLILDTAEQHFAEHGVRGSLDAIAKRAGIGAGTLYRHFPTREALLAALLADRDDALVARREALRDGSVDPAEALDGWLRAVVDWAGAYEGLPDPLRAATNADSSPLAITCEGFVTTTAEFLDAAQRDGRARSDVRARDLFLAALAQSWVRGAALADPTSGAALAELTRSGWETSPVPGRG; translated from the coding sequence GTGCCTCCCACCGAGACGACGCGCAGCCGGGCGCCCAGGGCGGACGCCCAGCGCAATCGGGACCTGATCCTCGACACCGCCGAGCAGCACTTCGCCGAGCACGGCGTCCGCGGCTCGCTCGACGCGATCGCGAAGAGGGCCGGCATCGGTGCCGGAACCCTCTACCGGCACTTCCCGACCCGCGAGGCGCTCCTGGCGGCACTGCTCGCCGACCGCGACGACGCGCTCGTCGCCCGGCGTGAGGCGCTCCGCGACGGGTCGGTCGACCCGGCCGAGGCGCTCGACGGCTGGCTCCGCGCGGTCGTCGACTGGGCGGGAGCCTACGAGGGCCTCCCGGACCCGCTCCGCGCCGCGACGAACGCCGACTCGTCCCCCCTCGCGATCACCTGCGAGGGATTCGTCACCACGACGGCCGAGTTCCTCGACGCCGCGCAGCGCGACGGCCGAGCGCGCAGCGACGTCCGGGCGCGAGACCTCTTCCTCGCCGCGCTGGCCCAGAGCTGGGTGCGCGGCGCCGCACTGGCGGACCCCACGTCCGGCGCGGCTCTCGCCGAGCTCACCCGCAGCGGCTGGGAGACGTCCCCCGTCCCCGGCCGGGGCTGA
- a CDS encoding ANTAR domain-containing protein has protein sequence MPTSGSCPGDSDAPNPPDEPTIVSSALSRHAAVVHQAAGFVGAGLRVSPDDALAILEREARRLRIDLAVLSADIVERRRPLPAAD, from the coding sequence ATGCCGACATCCGGCTCCTGTCCCGGAGACAGCGACGCTCCGAACCCGCCGGACGAACCGACGATCGTCTCGTCCGCACTGTCGCGGCACGCGGCCGTCGTGCACCAGGCCGCCGGCTTCGTGGGCGCCGGCCTGCGGGTCTCCCCCGACGACGCGCTCGCGATCCTCGAGCGCGAGGCGCGGCGGCTCCGGATCGACCTCGCCGTCCTGTCCGCCGACATCGTCGAGCGTCGCCGCCCTCTCCCCGCTGCGGACTGA
- a CDS encoding winged helix-turn-helix transcriptional regulator produces the protein MSDLSAALEVVGARWALLIVERLLDGPQRYGDLQRDLGVPTNILATRLRELEAAGVLTRLPLRHNTRAYALTDRGLALREAIAALGRWGADGNGAAT, from the coding sequence GTGAGCGATCTCTCCGCGGCCCTCGAGGTCGTCGGCGCCCGATGGGCCCTGCTGATCGTGGAGCGTCTTCTCGACGGGCCGCAGCGCTACGGCGACCTGCAGCGCGACCTCGGCGTGCCGACGAACATCCTGGCGACCCGCCTGCGCGAGCTGGAGGCGGCCGGCGTGCTGACCCGGCTGCCCCTCCGGCACAACACCCGCGCCTACGCGCTGACCGACCGCGGGCTCGCGCTGCGCGAGGCGATCGCCGCGCTCGGGCGGTGGGGCGCCGACGGGAACGGAGCCGCGACATGA
- a CDS encoding ATP-dependent DNA ligase — protein MGRLVYDSRLDVHFDDRVLAHLQAVIGIRLRRGESFYLSWKDLPNVGNGRSSIWLDPRIALCFRYGSGPAVVIDGDRVRRWVADSYSPGGLRVTEDPV, from the coding sequence ATGGGACGACTCGTCTACGACTCGCGGCTCGACGTGCACTTCGACGACCGCGTCCTCGCTCATCTGCAAGCCGTGATCGGGATCCGGCTGCGCCGAGGTGAATCGTTCTACCTCTCCTGGAAGGACCTGCCGAACGTGGGCAACGGCCGCTCCTCGATCTGGCTGGATCCCAGGATCGCGCTCTGCTTCCGCTACGGCAGCGGGCCGGCGGTCGTGATCGACGGGGACAGGGTCAGGCGATGGGTCGCCGACTCCTACTCCCCGGGCGGGCTCCGCGTGACGGAGGATCCCGTCTGA